The genomic segment TCAAGAATAGTAGTCTTTGGAAGGTCACTTGGAGGAGCTGTTGGATCTGTTCTTACCAAAAATAATCCTGACAAGGTACTCTAGCAATTAATGATTCTTCTTGTCATGCTGTTAGATGTTAATATTGTTACAAGTCTGATTATCTCTAACttgtttaatttccttttttactATTTAAATTAAGCTCAACAAGGGCTCCATCACGGCAAAAGAATTCAGTGTACTTTGTTAACTTTCTTTCAAACTTATATTCTCTGTGGGTACTCTTGGCACCTGATTGAAGTAAATAAATTCAGAGTCACTCTTTGGAGGTTGGTGAGAATACAAGCTTGCGATAACTGAACAAATCTGAGTTTATCACCAGGATGAGAGGGGCAACCTATAACAAATGacgaaggaaaaaagaaaacctacttttttttgagaatgaaaagaaagctgcttttcttttcctttacaGTAAAGAACAATCTCTTTGCACCAAAATTATTGACCATGAGATAAGATATTAGCCTGTAATGTAGTATTTTATGTAATACATGTAGAATTACAGGCTACTTATCGTCTGTGTGGGATATCTCATTTTTGTGATgtctgaatttaatttttttaatcagtTTCTCAATGGAGGAGTTTGGGAGGATGTTTGCTTCCATTTtctcaaataaaataaaggtcCATATAAACTTATGCTGTTAGTCTCTTGGGTGTATACCCTTTACGATTTATCTCGTGACAGTGATGCTCTTTAAGTTTATGATCCTCTTTTGCACTTATTTGTTCATTATGTAACTAGAAACTTATGATGCTCTTGCtactccatttttttctttaatcttcATCCATATTACATCCAGTTCATGCATAGGAGAAGAGGTTGGCAACAACAACACACGcagtgtagtcccacaagtgtggtctagggagggtaggatgtgcgcagaccttacccctacctttatggggtagagaggctgttttcgatagaccctcggctagAAAGAAAAGACAGGGATGCGACAACAAATAGCAAGATAAAAAGCATGATATCTAGAaaaatatgacaacaaaatagCAAGTTAGAAAGCACATGAGGCAACTGATAGTAATACACattgaagaaaagaaactaCGCGATTACTATCTAATACTACTAATACGGCGACCACTCGGCTACCTACTAACCTCGTGGCCTGATCCTCGACCTCCACACCTTTctatctagggtcatgtcctcagtaagcTGAAGCTGTACCAtctcctgtctaatcacctcctcCCGTTTtttttcggcctacctctacctcctAACTCCCGttatagccaacctctcacacctttGATTAAGCACGTATCTAGGTCAAGCTGTGCATAGAATAGAGTCCTTGTCTATTTTGTTTAGGGTAATCTGTATGCAcctcttttttgtttcttcccCTTCTGTGTCTGTCTTTCTGGGTTTTATTCCAGACTTTTCTATTCCAAGGTATTTAAATTGCTGAAGGTGCTTATAACTTGTACATGTTTTTGACATTTATATCCTAGTTGTCTTTCACTATTGTAGGTTGCTGGGCTCATTTTGGAGAATACTTTCACCTCTATCCTGGATATGGCTGGAGTTCTCTTGCCATTCTTGAAGTGGGTCATTGGGGGAAGTGGCTCAAAGGGTTTCAAGCTTCTTAACTTTGTTGTTCGATCTCCATGGAATACCATTGATGTCATTGGTGAGGTGAGGATGCATCTGTGTAACACTCTCTGTCCGATTGACTTAAGTTGACTTTTTCTTAAGAGGAATCTtcaaatttattatttattgacATCTATGAAAAGTAGAGGAAGTTGTGAAGATGTCACTAAAGTTTGCAAAGTTTATAAGTTTAGTTCTTGGAGggattaaaattacattatagaAAATAGTTCATAATTTTTAGGATGGACTAAAACAGAACTAGGTAAATTAAATTGGATAGAGGGAGTGAATTTCATGGTTTAACTAATAGTGGACTGTTCTAAAGTAGTAACCAGGACAAAACATTTCAGATACATTTTTCTTAATAAGATCAAATTTTTTGCTAAAACGAACTTTATCTTCTGACATATTTGAATACTGTGAAATGCGCATGaatttcatttcagttttatGTTTGTAATTTCATAGATAAGATGCGAATGATGGAAGAGATCTAGTAACTGTTCTTGCACGTTTTGATAACAGTAGGGTTTCTCATCGACCATGAATCTGTATATTTTTATAGTAGCCTGAACCATCTTAGATTTTCTTTAtcaccccctccccccacccccaaacccCACCACATCTCTTTTTTGGAAAGGAAGCTGGTTGAAATTATGTTTCTGCCTATTGTTGTCCTTGTTATGTTCAAGTTAACTCAGACTTCTGGCTTATATTTTCTGATGCTTTTGAGCGCAGATCAGGCAACCAATCCTCTTCCTATCTGGACTACAAGATGAGATGGTTCCACCATTCCACATGCAGATGCTATATGCAAAGGCAGCTGCACGCAACAGGCAATGCTTATTTGTGGAATTTCCGAGCGGGATGCACATGGATACCTGGTTGGCAGGTGGGGATCACTATTGGAGGACAATTCAGAAATATTTGGAAGAAACTGTTCCAGAGAAGAAGGATgatgaatcaaagaaggatAAGGAATTGTCCTCTAAGCAAAATGGTTAGTTGCAGATATCAAACTTCACCTGCTATTATTCTACAATCTTTTCTTCGCTGTATGGTTTTGTGCATCTTAATTTTCGTCTAAGAAAATAATTGTGAAGACATAGATGATAAATTAGAGTTGTATAGGCTGCAAGCCTCCGATAGATACGTTGACAGTCAACTTGAAACTGTCCTGTAAACAAAAACTTGCTCTATCAGAGACTGGGTCAAGTATGATTGATCCTTCTGGATGTCTGAGAGGGAAGTCATGTCCTATTTTATCAGCCTAAGGAAAATCTCTATACCACTTTGTAATGTCTAAAATCTATTGTCTCGAAAATCAACACATAAGATAGAGTTCGGAAAGAACATTTGAGAGAATGATATCCGATCGGTGTCTAATAATTCGTAGAACAGTAAATGCTATTAATTCTTTGGATTTAGCTCCTGTTATAACTCCTTTCCATAACTACAAAATTATTAAGTATTACCTTTCCAAAATTGAATTGCCTGCTACCTCGCATAGCCACTTATCTTCACCTTGTGGATCATTGTTTCTCAATGCGTTGAAGTTTGTATGCTGATGAACTTACAATCTTTACAAGTTTGTATGTGGATGCACTTAAAATCTTTACGAACAATCGTTTCTAGGCTAATTGTGGCTGTTTGGTTTGTGATATCATTTGCAGTATCTTCAGATTCTGTCGCTAGCTGAAATCTTGAGTTTCAGGCAGTTCAGATGTAACTTTGGATTCCAGCATTCAAACACGTTTCTTTTGATGTTGCAGTGACCAAGAGCACTTTGTGATATCAAGTTATGAAAGTGCATCCTTTCAAATTTATTCTTCTGAAGATATTTTTGCTGTCCTATTTTCAGAAGGGCAAAAAGATGTGAATGGTCTTCATTTATACTACATCTCACTAACAATACTAGCCTCTCCAAGTATAGGTCCAGCTGACTCGTGTTGTATGAATAAGGATTCAAATGTTTCAATTGTATGCAAAACGTAAAATGCCGACTCTACTACATAGTGACAGAGGGAAGGCGTTCTCTTGCCTGAATGGGTTACTCTTATTTTGGTGTGATGCTTTTTCTTCAAACCGAGCTATAATTGGTGAACCTTCAGTCTATGTATTCAATCTGTTTGTATGTTTCCCTTAGTTATTACTACCTTATTTTCGTCAATTGATGAGGTAAAAATGCTTTACTCTGGGAAATTCTTTCGTGCAACAGATTGACGCATCGTCAATTGATGAGGTGAAAATGCTTTACTCTGGGAAATTCTTTCGTGCAACAGATTGACTCAGCATATAGAAGCAGAATGGAATTAAGAGAACTCGGTTTCTTTTATGCGTGAATGAATGGAAATGAAGTTCGGATATACAAGAACAAACATTTCTCAGATAGTATTAATGACACAGAATATTTAATCAGTAAGGATCTTGTACATCAGGACTAGGGGGGGCAAATGGGCGGGTCGAGTCGGATATGGGTCGGGTCGAAAATGGGTTGACAAAAAACGGATCAATTACCCGACCCACTCATATTTAACACGATTAAAAAATGGGTTACCCgacggataatatggatatccatattatccaaagCTACTTCAAAGATATTGGCTTAATGTAGCCAATATGGAGAAGATTAATTTACCGTTGTGTCCACAAATCCAATCCCTAGTACATAGTTCCGCCTCAACATTTGTGGGAAGAATAGAACTTCGAACCTTTTCAATAACACgacctcaaaaaaaaatcttttttggaAACTATCCACCCAACCCCACCACCCATTCCAACCAACCAAAATGCCCACACCCAACGACTATCCTCGAACACACTTCATCTTCACCTACCCACCCCAACTCCACCCCATCCCACACCACTACTCCACCCAACCCTCACCCACCCCCCTTCCAAAGCGTTTACTTCATATATGACTACTTTGCACTTTAAAGACAACCCCAAAAGGTGACTATGTTTGTAaactagccattttttaaaTGTGACAcaaaaaatgactattttttgtAAATTGGCCATTTTTGAAAAGTGacataaaaatggttatttttgcaaaaacatATTTCTTGCAAAACGACAGaaaatgcaaatttgcaaaaatagcaacttttttttgtcatttttcaaaaaatatcactttacaaaagtagccatttttgtgtcactttaaaaaaatggctattttACAAAAGTGACCACTATTTGAGAAATGGCACATtgcaaaaatggttattttaatactttcacaaagaagctattttaaaaaatggctacttttgcaAAGTAGTTAGTTTTTAAAgtaactactttcacaaaatgactattcatgaaaattgactactttcaaaaagtgactatttttaaaaaatatctactttcacaaagtggctaTTTCTAAAAGTGACTACTTTTGCAAAAtgactatttttgaaaagtagctacttttcgcaagtaatattttgaaaaagcggctacttttgtaatgtgattacttttgtaaagttgctatttttgaaagttgctactttcacaaaatgtcTAATTTTGCAAAGTTGAGAGATAGGGGGTGGTGGTAGGGAGGTGAGAGGTAGGGGTTGGGGGTAGGTGGTGATAGGCGTAGGGGTAGGGAGGGAGGTAGTGGGGGGTGGTGGGGCGGTGGTAGGAGGGGGTGGTTaagtggtggggtggggtgggggtagtgAGGGTGTAGGGGTGGTTAGGTGGTGGGCGGGGTAGGAGGGGGTGGTTAAGTGGTGGCGTGGGGTGGGGGTAGTGAGGGTGTAGGGGTGGTTAGGTGGTGGGGTAAGAGGGGGTcgttaaggaacttgttttcctagagaaaatattttccaaaacattttgaccaaccaaatatggaaaaattgaaaaacatttccttcataccaaacacactcatATGTTGGGgttttatccattttacccATTAATATACCCATATTTTAAGTGGATAATATGGATCGACTCGTATTGAACCCATATTAAATGAGTTGGGTATTCAACCCATTTAAAATGGGTTGGATCGGGCGGATAATCATATTTTTTACCCATTTTGCCACCTCTAATCAGGACTATTAGCTTAAAGCTGGTGAGGTTATTTTGAACACTTGTTCGTCTTCAATTGCCGAGTTTTGAAATACAACTTGCATAACCTGCCATCGAATTGATAACATAGAGCATTGGGCGATCAATGCTATATATCATTTGATGCAATCTGATGAAGAGTGCAAttttaacaacaacatacctagatTAGTCCCACAAGTGAGGCCTGTGGAGGGTCAGATGTATAAAAATCTCTACCTTTTGGGGTAGGGAGACCGAAatacaagaaaaagaatattacacctgaatatgaaaatgtgcaatCTAATATATCTCAAATTACCATTTGGCGGAAGACATCATTGCTTGTAATTTAACAGGAGTAACGTTTATAATTGGAAATATATttagtaggtgtttggccatgaaaatcaaatattgttTACTTTGTTTGGAATTTTTTAAGTTTGAGCTGAAGATGGAgtagtgtttggttatagtttttgcaaaaagaTATTTGATTGTATAAATGTATTGAAAGTTAAAAACATGGGTTTAGGTgttctccaaattccaaatacaacttaatACTTTATAACCTATAGGCCCAAACCCTCGACAATCCCTTATGGTCATCGAGATTTTTCACTTAGACACATTAACTAAgtcttgttccatttagacacatGATGTAGGATCGACTGTGTCATTTAGATACGACTGTGTCATTTAGAtactttttgtataatttgtcaAATAGATAGAGCGAGTGTAACTTGTCAAAACAGCAAATAATGACAAGTggcatatatataccaaaggCAATTACTATTAAAGAATGTATTTTAGTACTAGTAATTAATTACTACAGTAACATttacacaaaacaaaaaaagttacAGGTCACCGCTGACCTTCACCCCCCGCCCTTCATCTTCTCCGATGAGTCAACGCCGGAGCTCCGGCGAAACCCAAGCAACTACACCACTGACAGCTCCCCTTCCCCTTCATCGCTCCAAACAACAAGCAACCCCAGCCCCTTCGACTCTGATTTTTAGTGAGAAATCTCCATTGTTGTACCCAATTTGTTCTCCATCTCCTTCCTTGAATAAACTACTGGTCCATTCTACTTTAAAGGTTTAATTTTATCCTTTTTCTACTTTTGTTTTTTCGCGCTGATGACGGATCGTTCTGATACACTTGAATATGTTTGaagttgctatttttttttttaattgtagtTTGGAAATCGCCTGGAGATGGGAAAGTGCTATCCTAGAGTGAGCGAAGAGTATGagctttttcttaaaaatggtgGGAGTAAAGAAAGAGATTGGTGAAATTTGctattttcttgttatttttcctaaaaatggTGGGAGTAGTTTGAATTtgctattttcttattaatggAGTCTTCTAGAAGGTGGTGGTTTAAGGTAGAGGAACGGTTCGAAGaagagagaaggaaaaagaaagattaaaaaaaaaataaaaaaattgtaaaatttaAGGTCTACAACCCTGTTTAGTATGCAATTCACCCAAGTTATCAGGTCAGTAAAAAATGTCTAGTGACATAATCGAACCTTACCTCACGTGTTTAAATgaaacaaaatttaattatttaagtgAAAAATGTCGACTACTACAAGGGATTGTGACGGGTTTGGCCTAACTTGTAAGGTAAACTTAATCTTTAGAATATACTAATTGCACTGTCTTTATCAACACTTATTGTTAGTCTAAACAATCTGAGACCATAATTATCCCAACAAACAAAAATTAACATTAACCAGAGCAAAATTTTCCAATTCACCAGCCCCAAATCGAATTCCAGTGCCATTTTAACCAACTCTATCCTCACCCAATCAACACGTGGACTCTATTCAGTAGCCAAATATACAACAAAGTGactaaaaaaaatagagttCGGAATtaaaa from the Lycium ferocissimum isolate CSIRO_LF1 chromosome 11, AGI_CSIRO_Lferr_CH_V1, whole genome shotgun sequence genome contains:
- the LOC132037533 gene encoding alpha/beta hydrolase domain-containing protein WAV2 isoform X1, which gives rise to MVSYVSLLMYGVGGIVVAGMAILVAFQEKLVYVPVLPGLTKSYPITPARLRLLYEDVWLRSSDGVRLHAWFIKLFPDCRGPTIIFFQENAGNIAHRLEMVRIMLQRLQCNVFMLSYRGYGASDGYPSQHGIIKDAQAALDHLVQRTDIDTSRIVVFGRSLGGAVGSVLTKNNPDKVAGLILENTFTSILDMAGVLLPFLKWVIGGSGSKGFKLLNFVVRSPWNTIDVIGEIRQPILFLSGLQDEMVPPFHMQMLYAKAAARNRQCLFVEFPSGMHMDTWLAGGDHYWRTIQKYLEETVPEKKDDESKKDKELSSKQNVSSDSVAS
- the LOC132037533 gene encoding alpha/beta hydrolase domain-containing protein WAV2 isoform X2 produces the protein MVSYVSLLMYGVGGIVVAGMAILVAFQEKLVYVPVLPGLTKSYPITPARLRLLYEDVWLRSSDGVRLHAWFIKLFPDCRGPTIIFFQENAGNIAHRLEMVRIMLQRLQCNVFMLSYRGYGASDGYPSQHGIIKDAQAALDHLVQRTDIDTSRIVVFGRSLGGAVGSVLTKNNPDKVAGLILENTFTSILDMAGVLLPFLKWVIGGSGSKGFKLLNFVVRSPWNTIDVIGEIRQPILFLSGLQDEMVPPFHMQMLYAKAAARNRQCLFVEFPSGMHMDTWLAGGDHYWRTIQKYLEETVPEKKDDESKKDKELSSKQND